In Toxotes jaculatrix isolate fToxJac2 chromosome 12, fToxJac2.pri, whole genome shotgun sequence, the following are encoded in one genomic region:
- the rom1a gene encoding rod outer segment membrane protein 1a, whose protein sequence is MVVMKMKFPFQKRVKLAQGLWLLSWCAAVAGAMTFTLGCLLKTELRRRAEVMDNTDIHIVPNTLMIVGLASLGINYFASKICQDALDAGRFPRWKNFLKPYFAVSCFFTVLMLLAVIMSYAMKGSLEFSLKVGLRNGIRFYKDTDTPGRCFQKQNIDRLQMEFQCCGNSDFRDWFEVQWISNRYLDFSSKEVKDRIKSNVDGRYLVDGVPFSCCNPSSPRPCIQYQLTNNSAHYNYEYQTEELNIYLRGCREALVNYYMGLMNTIGAGVLSVFILQGSVLVSLRFLQTSMEAVAGKENTEIETEGYLLEKSVKDTVMEYINPVMKFLLLTNQVEEGTAAQATTSTAP, encoded by the exons AtggtggtgatgaagatgaagttCCCCTTTCAGAAAAGGGTGAAGCTGGCCCAGGGACTGTGGCTCCTCTCCTGGTGTGCCGCAGTGGCCGGGGCCATGACCTTCACCCTGGGGTGCCTCCTTAAGACGGAGCTCCGCAGGAGGGCAGAg GTGATGGataacacagacatacatattGTGCCCAATACCCTCATGATAGTTGGTCTGGCCTCCTTGGGTATCAACTACTTTGCTTCAAAGATCTGTCAAGACGCCCTGGATGCCGGCCGATTCCCTCGTTGGAAGAACTTCTTGAAGCCCTACTTTGCTGTCTCTTGTTTCTTCACTGTCCTCATGCTGCTGGCTGTCATCATGAGCTACGCAATGAAGGGGAGTTTGGAGTTTTCTCTGAAGGTTGGCTTGAGAAATGGCATCCGCTTCTACAAGGACACAGACACCCCAGGCCGCTGCTTCCAGAAACAGAACATCGATCGCCTGCAGATGGAGTTTCAGTGTTGTGGAAACAGTGACTTCAGGGACTGGTTCGAGGTCCAGTGGATCAGCAACCGCTACCTAGATTTCAGCTCTAAGGAAGTGAAAGA CCGTATCAAGAGCAACGTGGATGGCCGTTACTTGGTAGACGGTGTCCCCTTCAGTTGCTGTAACCCTAGCTCTCCGCGGCCATGCATCCAATATCAGCTCACCAACAACTCAGCTCACTATAACTATGAATACCAGACCGAGGAGCTCAACATCTACCTCCGAGGCTGCAGAGAGGCCCTGGTCAACTACTATATGGGTCTGATGAACACCATTGGGGCTGGAGTGCTGTCAGTCTTCATATTACAG GGTTCTGTGCTGGTAAGCTTGCGGTTCCTGCAGACGTCCATGGAGGCAGTGGCAGGGaaggaaaatacagaaattGAGACAGAAGGGTACCTGCTGGAGAAAAGCGTGAAAGACACCGTCATGGAGTACATCAACCCTGTGATGAAGTTCCTCCTGCTGACAAACCAGGTGGAAGAGGGCACTGCAGCACAGGCGACCACCTCAACTGCCCCCTAA
- the frmd8 gene encoding FERM domain-containing protein 8 has protein sequence MEGDDCSFPPDSDDHSQRGSVASSATLSRAQDVLIYLFGDSAVHLSVEGLGGVTVQELGRSVRETLHIPESAQDVFAFWLCSPLLELQLKGRHHPYKLCRQWQDLLYRFTEASEEDISQDEPCLQYRRNVFYAKSKELQIDDEVVLKLLYEEAKSNILTGRYPCDPEHWMTLGALSLALREGTDLDSQQFASTIREKKLSSFLPAHVVMGSGGLLSTLRGKSSRQAGLEQNLFEEYRKISTSAGSPPGPTQLLHQYLNTCHTLPYYGCAFFFGEIDKPVQGILQRGKRKAVNIGICLEGVYVMDVKEKHVLLGLRFSELSWDHSYPEEVGDSHILWLEFDGEEDGTPVNKLLKIYSKQAELMSGFIEFCVELKSACEGGAAAETDGEASLSQPPAGQDGSNKNGRGGRRGNLQRQSSVMCSRVHSLNTISYVDNGKEIKRLKPKRAASFFTRQASAPTYSAVQVTESLEQG, from the exons ATGGAAGGAGATGACTGCAGTTTTCCTCCAGATTCAGATGATCACTCGCAAAGAGGAAGTGTTGCTTCTTCTGCAACACTTTCCCGTG CTCAAGATGTACTTATATACCTGTTTGGTGACAGCGCAGTCCACTTATCAGTAGAAGGGCTCGGTGGTGTCACTGTGCAGGAGCTGGGCCGCAGTGTTCGTGAAACTCTCCATATTCCTGAGTCTGCACAGGATGTTTTTGCCTTCTGGTTGTGTTCTCCCCTGCTCG AATTGCAGTTAAAGGGGAGGCATCACCCATACAAACTGTGTCGACAGTGGCAGGACCTGCTGTATCGCTTCACTGAGGCCTCAGAGGAAGACATTTCACAAG ATGAGCCATGTCTCCAGTACAGACGGAATGTGTTTTATGCTAAATCTAAGGAGCTGCAG ATCGATGATGAGGTAGTGCTGAAACTTCTGTATGAGGAGGCAAAGAGCAACATCCTCACAGGTCGATACCCCTGCGATCCCGAGCACTGGATGACTCTTGGAGCCTTGTCTCTTGCTCTTCGTGAAGGAACTGATCTGGACAGTCAACAATTTGCCTCTACCATAAG agagaagaagctgtccTCTTTTCTGCCTGCACATGTTGTCATGGGGAGTGGAGGTTTACTCTCCACTCTGAGAGGGAAGTCGAGCCGTCAGGCAGGGCTGGAGCAGAACCTGTTCGAGGAGTACAGAAAGATCAGCACATCTGCTGGAAGCCCTCCTGGGCCCACACAGCTCCTACACCAGTACCTCAACACATGTCACACTCTGCCTTATTATGG GTGTGCTTTCTTTTTTGGGGAGATTGACAAACCAGTGCAAGGGATTCTCCAAAGGGGAAAACGCAAGGCTGTCAACATTGGAATCTGCCTGGAGGGAGTTTATGTGATGGATGTCAAAGAGAAG CACGTACTGCTTGGCCTGCGTTTCAGTGAGCTCTCCTGGGACCACAGCTACCCCGAGGAGGTGGGGGACTCGCACATTCTGTGGCTGGAGTTTGATGGAGAGGAAGACGGCACTCCTGTCAACAAGTTGCTAAAGATCTACTCAAAACAA GCAGAGCTAATGAGCGGCTTCATTGAGTTCTgtgtggagctgaagtctgcGTGTGAGGGAGGAGCTGCGGCTGAAACAGACGGTGAGGCGAGTCTGTCTCAGCCGCCCGCCGGACAAGATGGCAGCAACAAAAACGGACGTGGCGGACGGCGCGGGAATCTGCAAAGGCAAAGCAGCGTCATGTGCAGTCGGGTCCATTCACTTAACACTATCAGCTACGTGGACAATG gaaAAGAAATCAAGCGCTTGAAGCCGAAAAGAGCCGCGTCCTTCTTCACCCGACAGGCGTCTGCACCCACGTATTCAGCTGTGCAAGTGACAGAGAGCCTGGAGCAGGGTTAA
- the vps51 gene encoding vacuolar protein sorting-associated protein 51 homolog, with protein sequence MDGEADGTVSENCGPGRRRRVHGMLKLYYGLNEEGKAAEEPESLDPCDINGPHFDPELYLNKLRRECSLAELMDQETCMVKQIRSLDSDMQTLVYENYNKFISATDTIRKMKNDFKKMEDEMDCLSANMAAITEFSACISGTLQDQHAQITKLSGVHTLLRKLQFLFELPARLNKCLELQAYAQAVSSHRRARCVLQQYSNLPSFKGIQDDCHAIMDKLAQELRQKFRDGGSSAKDLSECVELLLQLDEPAEELCDKFLSHARSRLESDLQGLEAEIRPYPSASAVKDASACRSSSTAGAGSPTDNSPKTSALPSPTSNTDILEFIDRGCNEFVSSLCLVITSYQELFINHAQTGELASKNIPQMANGKLHAFVDDLAARYFSLVERRIQEEKGVGDNSLLVRALDRFHRRLQAVAKLLPGSAVPNKGTEIVIRAATERVKQYLSALQSFYMDSLTDVRQALATPRLSVTGASVAGGGALLGAAASGRDAPTSLPELLSSLSASILNQIKSVLASVHLFTAKDITFSNKPYFKGEFCSQGVRESLVVSFIKFVCQSSRQFCESAGDKGGSTPPALLLLLSRLCLDYETSTISYILTLTDEQFLVQHHSPVTPVTSLCAEAREAAQKLLNHYVKVQGLIISQMLRKSVETRDWVNTIEPRNVRAVMKRVVEDTTSIDVQVGLLYEEGVRKAHSSDSSKRTFSVYSSSRQQARYAASYTPSAPMDTNLLSNIHKLFSERIDIFSSVEFNKVSVMTGIIKISLKTFLECVRLRTFGRYGLQQIQVDCHYLQMYLWRFVSDENLVHFLLDEIVGSSAHRCLDPAPMEQSVIEVICERG encoded by the exons ATGGACGGTGAGGCGGACGGCACGGTGTCGGAGAACTGTGGCCCCGGTAGGAGGCGGAGGGTGCACGGCATGCTGAAGCTCTACTACGGGCTAAACGAGGAAGGAAAGGCCGCGGAGGAGCCGGAGTCCCTGGATCCCTGCGACATCAATGGGCCTCACTTTGACCCCGAGCTCTACCTCAACAAG CTTAGAAGAGAGTGCTCTCTCGCAGAGCTGATGGACCAGGAGACCTGCATGGTCAAGCAGATCCGCTCTTTGGACAGCGACATGCAGACGCTGGTGTATGAAAACTATAACAAGTTCATATCTGCTACAG ACACCATAAGAAAGATGAAGAATGACTTCAAAAAGATGGAAGATGAAATGGACTGTCTGTCTGCTAACATGGCAGCAATCACAGAGTTCAGTGCTTGTATCAGTGGTACTCTTCAGGACCAGCACGCACAGATTACTAAACTTTCGG GGGTTCACACTCTTTTAAGGAAGCTACAGTTTCTGTTTGAACTGCCTGCTCGATTGAATAAGTGTCTGGAGCTGCAGGCCTATGCTCAGGCAGTGAGCTCCCACCGCCGTGCCCgctgtgtgctgcagcagtACAGTAACCTGCCCTCCTTCAAGGGAATTCAGGATGACTGTCACGCCATCATGGACAAGCTGGCACAGGAACTTCGACAGAAGTTCAG GGATGGTGGGTCAAGTGCCAAAGATTTATCAGAgtgtgtggagctgctgctaCAGTTGGATGAGCCAGCGGAGGAGCTCTGTGATAAATTCCTGAGCCATGCACGATCTCGACTTGAGTCGGACCTCCAGGGCCTGGAAGCAGAGATAAGACCGTACCCCTCTGCCTCAGCTGTGAAAGATGCTTCTGCATGCAGGTCATCATCGACTGCAGGTGCTGGATCTCCGACTGATAACTCCCCTAAAACGAGCGCCCTGCCTTCTCCAACCTCAAACACGGATATCCTGGAATTCATCGACAGAGGCTGCAATGAATTTGTCAGCAGCTTATGTTTAGTAATTACATCCTATCAAGAACTTTTTATCAACCATGCTCAGACAGGAGAGCTGGCATCCAAAAATATCCCACAGATGGCAAATGGCAAGCTGCATGCCTTTGTGGATGACCTGGCTGCTCGGTACTTCTCACTTGTGGAACGGAGGAtacaggaggagaagggggtTGGAGATAACTCCCTCTTGGTCCGCGCACTCGACCGCTTCCACCGCAGACTTCAGGCTGTGGCCAAACTGCTGCCGGGCTCTGCCGTGCCAAACAAGGGGACTGAGATTGTGATACGAGCGGCAACAGAGCGAGTCAAGCAGTACCTCTCCGCTCTGCAGAGCTTCTACATGGACAGTCTGACAGACGTTCGGCAGGCCTTGGCGACGCCACGGCTCTCTGTGACCGGTGCTTCGGTGGCTGGAGGCGGAGCTCTTTTAGGGGCCGCGGCCTCTGGTAGAGATGCTCCGACCAGCCTGCCAGAGCTGCTCTCCTCCCTGTCAGCCTCTATTCTCAACCAGATTAAGTCAGTGCTGGCATCAGTGCATCTCTTCACAGCTAAGGACATTACATTTTCCAACAAGCCGTACTTCAAG GGTGAGTTCTGCAGTCAGGGTGTACGTGAGAGCCTGGTGGTGAGCTTTATAAAGTTTGTCTGCCAGTCTTCTCGCCAGTTCTGTGAGAGCGCAGGAGACAAAGGAGGTTCGACTCCTCCGGCCcttctgttgctgctgtctCGCCTCTGCTTGGACTATGAGACCTCTACTATCTCTTACATACTCACGCTCACAGACGAACAGTTCCTTGTGCAG CATCACAGTCCTGTAACACCCGTCACAAGTTTATGTGCAGAAGCCAGGGAGGCAGCACAGAAACTCCTGAACCATTACGTCAAG gtTCAGGGCCTGATTATCTCCCAGATGCTTAGAAAGAGTGTTGAAACGCGAGACTGGGTTAACACCATCGAGCCTCGAAATGTCCGCGCTGTGATGAAGAGAGTAGTGGAGGACACCACCTCCATCGATGTGCAG GTGGGTCTTTTGTATGAAGAAGGTGTGAGGAAAGCACACAGCAGCGACTCCAGCAAAAGGACTTTCTCTGTCTACAGCAGCTCTAGGCAGCAAGCCCGCTATGCTGCCAGCTACACTCCAAG TGCTCCCATGGATACCAATCTGCTGAGCAACATACACAAGCTATTTTCTGAGAGGATAGACatcttcagctctgtggagtTCAACAAA GTCTCTGTGATGACGGGAATCATAAAGATCAGTTTAAAGACATTCCTGGAGTGCGTCCGCCTGCGCACCTTTGGCCGCTACGGGCTGCAGCAGATCCAGGTCGACTGCCACTACCTGCAGATGTACCTGTGGCGCTTTGTCTCCGATGAGAACCTTGTGCACTTCCTGCTGGATGAGATAGTGGGGAGCTCCGCCCACCGTTGCCTGGATCCTGCCCCAATGGAGCAGAGTGTGATCGAAGTCATCTGTGAACGAGGTTAA
- the tm7sf2 gene encoding delta(14)-sterol reductase TM7SF2 isoform X1, with protein MSHTDHLSISRRPIMRPSSQTSKHRSSHDTEREFGGTLGAICIPVFLPLTVLFLICVSRSPEASVLQWPPPLPSTDLLWDPLAPVLLLGWISLHALLYSMPLGKVSEGLVLRDGTRLKYPINGFHGLCISGLLLMLLLGLGAPLGYLFELLLPLAVCAIAVSFLLSVYLYIRSFWAPFHALALGGNTGNPLYDFFIGRELNPRIGNFDLKYFCELRPGLIGWVVINLGMLMKEVELRGSPSLAMILVNSFQLLYVADALWNEEAVLTTMDIVHDGFGFMLVFGDLAWVPFTYSLQAAFLVVHPQALSSLGAAAIITLNGIGYYIFRKSNSQKNQFRRDPTHSSVARLETIATATGKRLLVSGWWGLVRHPNYLGDLLMALAWSLPCGFSHLLPYFYVIYFTVLLIHREARDERQCRAKYGLAWDTYCRRVPYRIFPYIY; from the exons ATGTCACACACCG ATCACCTCAGCATCAGCAG GAGACCAATAATGAGGCCGAGCAGTcaaacatccaaacacagaTCCTCACATGACACAGAGAGGGAATTTGGAGGAACCCTCG GTGCCATATGCATTCCCGTCTTTCTTCCGTTGACGGTGCTGTTCCTGATCTGTGTGAGTCGATCCCCTGAGGCCAGTGTTCTCCAGtggccccctcccctcccctccactgACCTGCTGTGGGACCCTCTGGCCCCCGTGCTTCTGCTGGGATGGATCTCTCTGCATGCCCTGCTCTATTCGATGCCATTAGGAAAG gtgtctgaaGGATTAGTGCTGAGGGATGGAACACGCCTCAAATATCCCATAAATG GTTTTCATGGCCTGTGCATCAGCGGTTTGTTGCTGATGCTGTTGCTGGGGCTCGGGGCTCCTCTCGGGTATCTGTTTGAGCTGCTGTTGCCTCTGGCAGTGTGTGCAATAGCAGTGTCATTCCTGCTCTCCGTCTACCTCTACATCCGCTCCTTTTGGGCTCCTTTCCATGCGCTCGCTCTGGGGGGCAACACAG GAAATCCTCTGTATGACTTCTTCATCGGACGGGAGTTAAATCCTCGCATTGGCAACTTTGACCTTAAATATTTCTGCGAGCTCAGACCGGGTCTGATTGGCTGG GTGGTCATAAACCTGGGCATGCTGATGAAAGAAGTGGAGCTTCGAGGTTCCCCCTCCCTCGCCATGATACTGGTCAACAGTTTCCAGCTGCTGTATGTGGCGGATGCTCTGTGGAACGAG GAGGCTGTTCTGACAACCATGGACATTGTGCATGATGGTTTTGGCTTCATGCTGGTCTTTGGAGACCTGGCCTGGGTTCCCTTCACGTACAGCCTGCAGGCAGCCTTCCTGGTCGTGCATCCGCAGGCCCTAAGTTCACTCGGAGCCGCAGCTATAATTACACTGAATG gtaTTGGATATTATATTTTCAGAAAATCCAACTCACAGAAGAACCAGTTCAGACGAGACCCCACACATTCGAGTGTTGCAA GACTGGAGACCATCGCCACAGCAACAGGGAAGCGGCTGCTGGTGTCCGGCTGGTGGGGTCTCGTTCGCCATCCCAATTACCTCGGGGATCTCCTCATGGCCCTGGCGTGGTCCCTGCCATGTG GATTCTCACATCTGCTGCCTTACTTCTACGTCATATATTTCACCGTGTTGCTGATACACAGAGAGGCCCGCGATGAGAGACAGTGCAGGGCCAAATACGGACTAGCATGGGACACCTACTGTCGACGCGTCCCCTACAGGATCTTCCCTTACATAtactga
- the tm7sf2 gene encoding delta(14)-sterol reductase TM7SF2 isoform X2, with amino-acid sequence MRPSSQTSKHRSSHDTEREFGGTLGAICIPVFLPLTVLFLICVSRSPEASVLQWPPPLPSTDLLWDPLAPVLLLGWISLHALLYSMPLGKVSEGLVLRDGTRLKYPINGFHGLCISGLLLMLLLGLGAPLGYLFELLLPLAVCAIAVSFLLSVYLYIRSFWAPFHALALGGNTGNPLYDFFIGRELNPRIGNFDLKYFCELRPGLIGWVVINLGMLMKEVELRGSPSLAMILVNSFQLLYVADALWNEEAVLTTMDIVHDGFGFMLVFGDLAWVPFTYSLQAAFLVVHPQALSSLGAAAIITLNGIGYYIFRKSNSQKNQFRRDPTHSSVARLETIATATGKRLLVSGWWGLVRHPNYLGDLLMALAWSLPCGFSHLLPYFYVIYFTVLLIHREARDERQCRAKYGLAWDTYCRRVPYRIFPYIY; translated from the exons ATGAGGCCGAGCAGTcaaacatccaaacacagaTCCTCACATGACACAGAGAGGGAATTTGGAGGAACCCTCG GTGCCATATGCATTCCCGTCTTTCTTCCGTTGACGGTGCTGTTCCTGATCTGTGTGAGTCGATCCCCTGAGGCCAGTGTTCTCCAGtggccccctcccctcccctccactgACCTGCTGTGGGACCCTCTGGCCCCCGTGCTTCTGCTGGGATGGATCTCTCTGCATGCCCTGCTCTATTCGATGCCATTAGGAAAG gtgtctgaaGGATTAGTGCTGAGGGATGGAACACGCCTCAAATATCCCATAAATG GTTTTCATGGCCTGTGCATCAGCGGTTTGTTGCTGATGCTGTTGCTGGGGCTCGGGGCTCCTCTCGGGTATCTGTTTGAGCTGCTGTTGCCTCTGGCAGTGTGTGCAATAGCAGTGTCATTCCTGCTCTCCGTCTACCTCTACATCCGCTCCTTTTGGGCTCCTTTCCATGCGCTCGCTCTGGGGGGCAACACAG GAAATCCTCTGTATGACTTCTTCATCGGACGGGAGTTAAATCCTCGCATTGGCAACTTTGACCTTAAATATTTCTGCGAGCTCAGACCGGGTCTGATTGGCTGG GTGGTCATAAACCTGGGCATGCTGATGAAAGAAGTGGAGCTTCGAGGTTCCCCCTCCCTCGCCATGATACTGGTCAACAGTTTCCAGCTGCTGTATGTGGCGGATGCTCTGTGGAACGAG GAGGCTGTTCTGACAACCATGGACATTGTGCATGATGGTTTTGGCTTCATGCTGGTCTTTGGAGACCTGGCCTGGGTTCCCTTCACGTACAGCCTGCAGGCAGCCTTCCTGGTCGTGCATCCGCAGGCCCTAAGTTCACTCGGAGCCGCAGCTATAATTACACTGAATG gtaTTGGATATTATATTTTCAGAAAATCCAACTCACAGAAGAACCAGTTCAGACGAGACCCCACACATTCGAGTGTTGCAA GACTGGAGACCATCGCCACAGCAACAGGGAAGCGGCTGCTGGTGTCCGGCTGGTGGGGTCTCGTTCGCCATCCCAATTACCTCGGGGATCTCCTCATGGCCCTGGCGTGGTCCCTGCCATGTG GATTCTCACATCTGCTGCCTTACTTCTACGTCATATATTTCACCGTGTTGCTGATACACAGAGAGGCCCGCGATGAGAGACAGTGCAGGGCCAAATACGGACTAGCATGGGACACCTACTGTCGACGCGTCCCCTACAGGATCTTCCCTTACATAtactga